The Brasilonema sennae CENA114 genome includes a region encoding these proteins:
- a CDS encoding tetratricopeptide repeat protein, which translates to MTNTVESLFDTGLERYKAGEAVADLIPVFKEVCDRTPKSSAAWTCLAWLYLLDDNPNSAHKAAQKAVKLNPQDPQARVNLAIAMLETGQKGLRQHVDFAQQLIFVNPDWREEIQKSIEDGLGRKPDWQSLAKVKGWLFPDE; encoded by the coding sequence ATGACTAATACAGTTGAATCTCTCTTTGACACTGGTTTAGAACGTTATAAAGCAGGAGAAGCAGTAGCGGATTTAATCCCTGTTTTTAAAGAAGTTTGCGATCGCACTCCCAAAAGTAGTGCTGCTTGGACTTGTTTGGCGTGGTTGTATCTATTGGATGACAACCCAAATTCTGCTCATAAAGCTGCACAAAAAGCTGTTAAGCTTAATCCACAAGACCCACAAGCACGGGTGAACCTTGCGATTGCAATGCTGGAAACGGGTCAAAAAGGTTTGCGACAACATGTAGACTTTGCACAACAGTTGATTTTTGTCAACCCAGACTGGCGAGAAGAAATCCAAAAAAGTATTGAAGACGGTTTGGGCAGAAAACCAGACTGGCAAAGTTTGGCAAAAGTCAAAGGTTGGCTTTTTCCAGACGAATAA
- a CDS encoding TIGR01777 family oxidoreductase: MKIAIAGATGFVGSRLVERLRQKGMQVVVLTRNTTYAQKVFPSTAFPNVEIVAYTPNTSGSWQSAISSCDGVVNLAGEAIGEGRWTPERKQEILNSRKFVTQNIVDAIINANPKPSVLINASAIGYYGTSETATYDETSSAGNDFLAQVCQAWEAEANKVKNAGVRLVILRFGIVLGLGGALGKMITPFKLFAGGPIGSGRQWFSWIHVDDIVNLILQALMKPEIQGVYNATAPHPVRMAQLSQAMGKVMNRPSWLPVPAFAIEALLGDGAMVVLEGQQVLPKRTLESGFEYKYPNLEPALAQILK; encoded by the coding sequence ATGAAAATAGCAATTGCTGGAGCAACAGGATTTGTAGGTAGTCGTTTGGTAGAACGACTACGCCAAAAGGGTATGCAAGTGGTCGTGTTAACTCGTAACACAACCTATGCCCAAAAGGTTTTTCCATCTACAGCTTTTCCAAATGTAGAAATTGTTGCCTATACACCAAATACATCCGGTTCTTGGCAAAGTGCCATCTCTAGCTGTGATGGTGTCGTGAATTTAGCAGGTGAAGCGATTGGCGAAGGACGTTGGACACCTGAACGCAAACAGGAAATTTTAAACAGCCGCAAGTTCGTTACGCAAAACATTGTGGACGCAATAATCAATGCAAATCCTAAGCCTAGTGTCTTAATTAATGCTTCGGCTATTGGCTACTATGGTACGAGTGAAACAGCTACTTATGATGAAACCAGCTCAGCAGGTAACGATTTTCTTGCCCAAGTCTGCCAAGCTTGGGAAGCAGAAGCGAATAAGGTCAAAAATGCTGGAGTACGACTCGTGATTCTGCGATTCGGTATTGTTCTCGGTCTGGGTGGTGCCTTGGGTAAAATGATTACACCATTCAAACTTTTTGCAGGTGGTCCCATAGGCAGTGGTCGGCAATGGTTTTCCTGGATTCACGTAGATGATATTGTTAACTTGATTTTGCAAGCTTTAATGAAACCAGAAATACAAGGAGTCTATAATGCTACTGCCCCGCATCCTGTGCGAATGGCTCAACTGAGCCAAGCTATGGGAAAAGTCATGAATCGTCCTTCCTGGTTACCTGTTCCGGCTTTTGCTATCGAGGCTCTTTTAGGGGACGGGGCAATGGTGGTTTTGGAAGGTCAACAAGTCCTCCCCAAGCGTACTTTGGAAAGTGGCTTTGAGTATAAGTATCCTAATTTGGAACCAGCACTGGCACAGATTTTGAAATAG
- a CDS encoding DUF6930 domain-containing protein has product MTSFNRSTSRRLKKLTQIPSVWEGDRRPLSSSQTQNSDPDVKGECILWVDGSQGIVRGMDVVAPETGPEAIVRTLMRAMEHPHNPAKPARPQRIVVKDREIQFYLRGVLQDLDIAIEYAPDLPLIDELFRGFTEILDSQVPDLPPQYAQVLREKAFALWQAAPWEFLEEQQILSIEINKWDVGTLYASVMGMLGMEYGILLYRSEDSLKRFRTSVLKEDESQGHLEEAFLKQDCLFLTFERADDTEEEEDEFDDLADLPLSEIEPTFGNIHPLEGLRSVLYDEEALVVYVAIESISRFMRDHRNQLGGDTFPSLSRRYRISLPESSKELTKSVSIAVSSMPQLATELEEIAGFDTLEDDSESPAPIFQSLRDDLIPEDSFLSLGVVSWEMLDYLRQGGAYHATGEITQAGDGLPVILIQTSRPKAKTVISNIEQAGGLKAICFNPGADPFDGTRYDLGLLQTDNGELFLFGEFEDDDPIHVEARKKWNQRCKNTNGYCGLIIAKGLTGASRGNPQLRDMMALFEAQFLSPKDLGLGTLQLMPQLQFEET; this is encoded by the coding sequence ATGACAAGTTTTAATCGCTCTACCAGTCGTCGGTTGAAGAAATTAACCCAAATTCCTTCTGTGTGGGAGGGCGATCGCCGTCCATTGTCGTCATCACAAACCCAAAATTCCGATCCAGATGTCAAAGGTGAATGTATTCTTTGGGTAGATGGCTCGCAAGGTATTGTCCGGGGTATGGACGTAGTAGCACCAGAAACTGGTCCAGAAGCCATTGTTCGTACCTTAATGCGAGCGATGGAGCATCCTCATAATCCCGCAAAACCTGCTCGTCCTCAAAGAATTGTGGTCAAAGACCGCGAAATTCAATTTTACCTGCGCGGAGTACTACAGGATTTGGACATTGCGATTGAGTACGCGCCAGATCTCCCTTTAATTGATGAACTGTTTCGTGGATTTACTGAAATCTTAGATAGCCAAGTTCCCGATTTACCTCCACAATATGCACAAGTGCTGCGAGAAAAAGCATTTGCACTTTGGCAAGCAGCACCTTGGGAATTCTTGGAAGAACAGCAAATCTTATCCATAGAAATTAATAAATGGGATGTTGGCACACTCTATGCCAGTGTTATGGGGATGCTGGGGATGGAATATGGAATTTTGTTGTATCGTTCAGAAGACTCTTTAAAGCGTTTCCGCACAAGTGTTTTAAAAGAAGACGAATCACAAGGGCATTTAGAAGAAGCTTTTTTAAAACAAGATTGTCTATTTCTGACCTTTGAGCGTGCTGATGATACCGAAGAAGAGGAGGACGAATTCGATGACTTGGCAGATTTGCCTTTATCCGAAATTGAACCCACTTTTGGTAATATCCATCCTTTAGAAGGACTGCGTTCTGTTTTGTACGACGAAGAAGCACTTGTCGTTTATGTGGCAATAGAAAGTATTTCCCGCTTTATGCGTGATCACCGTAATCAGCTTGGTGGTGATACCTTCCCCAGCCTGAGTCGCCGCTATCGCATCTCGTTACCTGAGTCGTCAAAAGAACTAACAAAATCAGTGTCTATCGCTGTCTCTTCCATGCCACAATTAGCGACTGAGTTAGAAGAAATAGCAGGTTTTGACACTTTAGAAGATGATAGCGAGTCACCAGCACCAATTTTTCAGTCATTACGAGATGATTTGATACCAGAAGACTCATTTCTCAGTTTAGGAGTTGTCTCATGGGAAATGTTGGATTACTTGCGTCAGGGGGGAGCTTATCACGCAACAGGGGAAATCACACAAGCAGGGGATGGTTTGCCAGTGATTTTGATTCAAACTTCTCGTCCCAAGGCAAAAACTGTGATTTCAAATATTGAACAAGCCGGAGGACTTAAAGCAATCTGTTTTAATCCAGGTGCTGATCCTTTTGATGGGACACGCTACGATTTAGGTTTGTTACAAACTGACAACGGCGAATTATTCCTGTTTGGTGAGTTTGAAGATGACGATCCAATACACGTAGAAGCTCGCAAGAAATGGAATCAACGATGTAAAAATACCAATGGGTACTGTGGCTTAATTATTGCTAAAGGATTGACAGGGGCTTCTCGTGGTAATCCCCAGTTACGAGATATGATGGCTTTGTTTGAAGCACAGTT
- a CDS encoding iron-sulfur cluster assembly accessory protein → MTQATQSLQRGIQLSEAALRQVKFLRDQQGQDLCLRVGVRQGGCSGMSYMMDFEDASKITPQDEIFDYDGFKIVCDRKSLLYLYGLMLDYSNSMIGGGFQFTNPNANQTCGCGKSFGV, encoded by the coding sequence ATGACACAAGCAACTCAGTCTTTACAACGGGGAATCCAATTAAGCGAAGCAGCATTGCGGCAGGTAAAATTTTTGCGAGATCAGCAAGGTCAAGACTTATGCTTACGGGTTGGAGTGCGTCAAGGTGGTTGCTCTGGAATGTCTTACATGATGGATTTTGAAGACGCCAGCAAGATTACCCCTCAAGATGAAATTTTTGATTATGATGGCTTCAAAATTGTTTGCGATCGCAAAAGTTTATTATATCTCTATGGTTTAATGCTAGATTACAGCAACTCTATGATAGGCGGCGGTTTTCAATTTACTAACCCCAACGCTAATCAAACTTGTGGTTGCGGCAAATCATTTGGAGTGTAA